A stretch of Henckelia pumila isolate YLH828 chromosome 4, ASM3356847v2, whole genome shotgun sequence DNA encodes these proteins:
- the LOC140866174 gene encoding pollen-specific leucine-rich repeat extensin-like protein 4, whose protein sequence is MAKPRRKNNVFGYILFISLVSFISFCKAITDVEAAYIARRQLLTLSKRNGISFENEFKIEDGLFFANTRLKRAYIALQAWKNAIYSDPFNFTSNWDGPNVCSYNGVFCEHALDDDSVTVVAGVDLNHADIAGHLPAELGHLTDISLLHLNSNRFCGIVPPTIKQLSILHELDLSNNRFVGPFPDVVLELPDLKYLDLRFNDFEGTLPTQLFDKKLDAIFLNNNRFHSSIPENIGNSPASVLVISNNKLKGCIPKSIGEMAGKLDEFIALKNDLSGCLPEEITLLNTTTIFDISNNKFFGDLPQGMEYLQSLEILNIEKNKLRGRVSESVCTLPSLKNFTFSSNYFDSVDPQCHPNVMPGLVVDGKKNCFIQELEQRSEKECEAVLSEEVDCSKTGCRGSNEGKGPKRPKEETPSKPNPNLKTPTKVSPNTPSVTTPSTPSTPTPQPPKAKLKPLQPKVSPTPTPSKSPKPETPTQPPKIANPPKVQPLKPKHAPSTPPLQPTPKPQLVSPSPPPPHKIYASPPPSKSPRLEPKQPPKVAEPPKTQSPSTSTPKPIPKPKLVPPSPPPPKKIYASPPPSKIPRVEPKQPPKVAEPPKTQSPSTSTPKPIPKPKPISQKKVYTSPPPPKSPKIDPKQPPKAVEPPKAQSPSTPTPNPTQKSEPTSPPPPKPPMAISPPPISASYAQSPPPDVPSVTSSFSPPPPVNSPQPPMHSPPPPSVQSPPPTLVFSHSPPPPVFSPPPQVYPPPPQPIFSPPTPIYSPPPPIQSPFPSPIFKPIILPPHLGASYASPPPPVIPGY, encoded by the coding sequence ATGGCAAAACCTCGAAGAAAAAATAACGTCTTTGGCTACATTCTTTTTATCTCCTTAGTCTCTTTCATTTCTTTCTGTAAGGCTATAACAGATGTAGAAGCAGCTTACATTGCGCGTCGGCAGCTTTTGACTTTGTCAAAGCGCAATGGTATTTCTTTTGAAAATGAATTCAAAATCGAAGATGGCCTCTTTTTCGCCAATACCAGGCTCAAACGGGCTTATATTGCTCTCCAAGCATGGAAGAATGCTATTTATTCCGACCCATTCAACTTCACCAGCAATTGGGATGGGCCGAATGTATGTTCTTACAATGGTGTTTTCTGCGAACATGCGCTCGATGATGATAGTGTTACTGTAGTTGCTGGTGTCGACTTGAACCATGCAGATATTGCGGGACACTTGCCAGCTGAGTTGGGGCACTTGACAGATATCAGCCTTTTGCATCTTAACTCAAATAGGTTCTGTGGAATTGTTCCCCCTACAATCAAACAGTTGTCGATTCTGCATGAGCTTGACTTGAGTAATAATCGATTCGTGGGACCTTTCCCAGATGTTGTGTTGGAGCTTCCTGACCTCAAGTATCTTGATCTGAGGTTCAATGATTTTGAAGGAACTTTGCCCACACAATTGTTTGATAAGAAGCTCGACGCGATTTTCTTGAACAACAATAGGTTTCATTCTAGTATCCCGGAAAATATAGGCAACTCCCCGGCCTCAGTCTTGGTGATCTCCAATAATAAGCTGAAGGGATGCATTCCAAAAAGTATTGGCGAAATGGCTGGAAAATTAGATGAGTTCATTGCATTGAAAAATGATCTTTCTGGTTGTTTGCCAGAAGAAATCACATTGCTGAACACCACCACCATTTTCGACATTAGCAATAATAAGTTTTTCGGAGACTTGCCTCAAGGTATGGAATACTTGCAAAGCTTGGAAATATTGAACATTGAAAAGAATAAGTTGAGGGGTAGGGTCTCCGAAAGTGTGTGCACATTACCAAGCTTGAAGAATTTTACGTTCTCTTCCAATTATTTCGATTCCGTTGATCCACAATGTCATCCTAATGTGATGCCGGGGCTTGTGGTCGATGGTAAGAAAAACTGTTTTATTCAGGAGTTGGAGCAAAGATCGGAAAAAGAGTGTGAAGCGGTCTTGAGTGAGGAGGTTGATTGCAGCAAAACCGGATGCAGAGGTTCAAATGAGGGGAAAGGTCCAAAGCGCCCGAAAGAAGAAACACCATCTAAACCAAACCCGAATTTGAAAACTCCGACAAAAGTTAGCCCAAATACGCCGTCGGTGACCACTCCTTCCACTCCATCAACACCAACACCACAACCACCAAAGGCAAAACTCAAGCCTCTTCAACCAAAGGTTTCCCCAACACCAACTCCTTCAAAGAGTCCCAAACCGGAGACTCCAACACAACCACCAAAGATTGCTAATCCACCGAAAGTTCAGCCACTAAAACCAAAACATGCCCCATCAACCCCACCTCTTCAGCCAACACCAAAACCACAGCTTGTTTCGCCTTCACCGCCACCACCACATAAAATTTATGCTTCACCACCACCATCGAAAAGTCCTAGACTTGAGCCCAAACAACCACCAAAGGTTGCCGAGCCCCCAAAGACTCAATCCCCATCAACCTCAACACCTAAGCCAATACCAAAACCGAAGCTTGTTCCGCCTTCACCGCCACcaccaaaaaaaatttatgcttCACCACCGCCATCAAAAATTCCTAGAGTTGAGCCCAAGCAACCACCAAAGGTTGCTGAGCCCCCAAAGACTCAATCCCCATCAACCTCAACACCTAAGCCAATACCAAAACCGAAACCTATTTCACAAAAAAAGGTTTATACCTCACCACCGCCACCAAAAAGTCCTAAAATTGATCCCAAACAACCACCAAAAGCTGTTGAGCCCCCAAAGGCTCAATCCCCATCAACTCCGACACCTAATCCTACACAAAAATCAGAGCCCACTTCACCACCTCCTCCAAAACCACCAATGGCTATCAGCCCACCACCTATTAGTGCATCATATGCACAATCTCCACCACCTGATGTTCCATCTGTTACTTCAAGTTTCTCCCCACCACCACCTGTCAACTCACCTCAACCTCCTATGCATTCGCCCCCTCCACCTTCGGTTCAATCACCTCCACCAACTCTTGTATTCTCCCATTCACCACCACCACCGGTTTTCTCACCACCTCCCCAAGTATACCCTCCCCCTCCACAACCTATTTTTTCTCCACCTACTCCCATATACTCTCCCCCACCACCAATTCAATCTCCCTTCCCCTCTCCAATTTTCAAACCAATCATCCTCCCACCACACTTGGGTGCTAGTTATGCATCCCCACCACCGCCTGTAATCCCGGGCTACTAA